Proteins from a genomic interval of Anaerobaca lacustris:
- a CDS encoding MFS transporter: MTVEALPIRRVGFEPPQVRRKAATPPSAAMRLWQMRAFFSMAVLYLFYYFGKKNIGVAAGAIEQSLGLSHRQFGWVLTAFTLTYALGQFLNGFLGDRYSPKRIMLIGALGGVAANVLFGLSHTLVLFVVFWAINGYFSSMGWAPGCRILCNWFPEQRWGWWMGLYNFFPYFGGALVAPIAAYSIERWGGWQGAFFLPPLFLAGMAALFAVLCKDSPQQAGITVPWDSCGDQTHTPADAQAYWHAFSHRRMMVPYIVAFGANAIRWGLLHWIILILQTPAVEGGFGLALTRAGWIGSLVDWGGMFFAVSLGVLSDRLFRARRWQTIALSMVAAGGALFVLSRSAALLDSPIGLLVLCASVFASGGLIQGIHTPLFCLPGDILGQRLSGTGAGIMDGWMYVGAALAGYPLGWWLDTHGLTSGIALLGTVSIVFGLIAIAIRR, encoded by the coding sequence ATGACCGTGGAAGCACTGCCAATCCGCCGTGTGGGTTTCGAACCACCGCAGGTCCGCCGCAAAGCAGCGACGCCCCCTTCGGCTGCGATGAGGCTCTGGCAGATGCGGGCCTTCTTCAGCATGGCCGTACTGTATCTGTTCTATTACTTCGGCAAGAAGAACATCGGCGTCGCCGCCGGAGCGATCGAGCAGAGCCTCGGCCTGTCCCACCGCCAGTTCGGCTGGGTCCTGACGGCGTTCACCCTGACCTATGCGCTGGGCCAGTTCCTCAACGGCTTTCTTGGCGATCGCTACAGTCCCAAACGCATCATGCTTATCGGCGCTCTCGGAGGCGTCGCAGCCAACGTTCTCTTCGGCTTAAGTCATACACTGGTTCTCTTCGTCGTGTTCTGGGCCATCAACGGGTACTTCTCCTCTATGGGCTGGGCGCCCGGCTGTCGAATCCTGTGCAACTGGTTCCCCGAGCAACGCTGGGGCTGGTGGATGGGCCTGTACAACTTCTTCCCCTACTTCGGCGGCGCGCTCGTGGCGCCGATCGCGGCATACTCCATCGAACGCTGGGGCGGCTGGCAAGGGGCCTTCTTCCTCCCCCCGCTGTTTCTGGCCGGCATGGCGGCCCTGTTCGCCGTTCTGTGCAAGGACTCGCCGCAACAGGCCGGAATCACTGTTCCGTGGGACTCCTGTGGCGACCAAACGCACACGCCCGCCGACGCCCAGGCGTACTGGCACGCATTCAGCCACCGGCGAATGATGGTGCCGTACATCGTCGCTTTCGGGGCCAACGCCATCCGCTGGGGACTGCTGCACTGGATCATCCTGATCCTGCAAACACCTGCCGTCGAGGGCGGCTTCGGCCTGGCGCTGACCAGGGCCGGCTGGATCGGTTCATTGGTCGACTGGGGCGGGATGTTCTTCGCGGTAAGCCTCGGCGTGCTGTCCGATCGCCTCTTCAGGGCCCGCCGCTGGCAGACGATCGCCCTGAGCATGGTCGCCGCCGGCGGGGCGCTGTTTGTTCTATCCCGAAGCGCGGCTTTGTTGGATTCCCCCATCGGACTGTTGGTGCTCTGCGCCTCTGTCTTCGCGTCCGGCGGACTGATTCAGGGGATCCACACACCCCTGTTCTGTCTGCCGGGCGACATTCTGGGCCAGCGTCTGTCGGGCACCGGCGCCGGGATCATGGACGGGTGGATGTACGTCGGGGCCGCTCTGGCCGGTTACCCGCTGGGTTGGTGGCTGGACACGCACGGCCTGACATCCGGCATCGCATTGCTCGGGACCGTGAGCATCGTCTTTGGACTTATCGCCATCGCCATCCGACGATAG
- a CDS encoding DUF2177 family protein — translation MVVYYAKLYFATFFAFLLIDGIWLGLVARGFYGRHLGYLLRPDPNWFAAILFYLLFIAGILLFVVVPASHHDSWRRALVHGAIFGLVTYATYDLTNLATIKDWPLIVTIVDLAWGTTIGAAVSSLGFLAGRLLS, via the coding sequence ATGGTTGTCTACTACGCAAAGCTGTATTTCGCGACGTTCTTTGCCTTTCTCCTGATCGACGGCATCTGGCTTGGTCTGGTCGCGCGGGGATTCTATGGCCGACATCTTGGGTACTTGCTCAGGCCGGATCCCAACTGGTTCGCAGCGATCTTGTTCTATCTGCTGTTCATTGCGGGCATACTTCTCTTTGTGGTCGTCCCCGCTTCGCATCATGACTCGTGGAGGAGGGCACTGGTCCACGGCGCCATATTTGGCCTGGTGACTTACGCCACGTATGATCTGACCAACCTGGCGACGATCAAGGATTGGCCTCTGATCGTTACCATCGTGGACCTGGCGTGGGGTACGACGATTGGCGCGGCAGTCAGCTCCCTTGGTTTTCTTGCCGGCCGCCTTCTCTCGTGA
- a CDS encoding TonB-dependent receptor, whose product MFCLASAASAQQVGGIRGVVYDQDFDVPLPLVRVWINETGETTTTNEEGVFVFGQVAPGAYTLVFSKDGYTRQFTPNVVVSAGGMAEVNASLAGEFTEMEEFVVQDLELGGSEIGLLNLRMASPSFLDAISSDLMSQAGASDAAGALRLVAGATVEDGKYAVVRGLPDRYVNSQLNAVRLPTADVDKRAVQLDQFPAALVESIQVSKTFTPDQQGDASGGAVNLVLKGIPDERVLTAKIGTEYNTQLRYRDDFLTYRGGGVDFWGIDSGRDIPRNNQFGGVMGTTRDDAPLIYSGSFTAGGKRELDNGVRVGAFGSMYYKHDASYDDGGTFDIYEARLTDGRYAMRPFEQYGYTTLYDVTKGVESVQWGALGAVGAEWDNHALSLLYMRTQITEDEATLLEDTRGSLYRDELDIEAPFHRNETLEYTERSQSTLQLKGRHGLSLREYSLWKIARTLDPELDWTLSHNEARMDQPDKRTFRTWWSPGRVVIPNVLEFPAAHYGHDPSGSGNEFAQRIWKDITETSNQVAVNGKVPFEQWSGEEGYLKVGVFHDRVERKYNQDGFFYEFDGTSYEAPWERNWGAVYVGEGHPIAASDQDVDYKGDQKIGAWYYMIDLPLTGFLKVVGGARHESTDLKIVNRPESDNAQYLPPGGTGWTRFGPEADVSYSQDDILPSIGVELKPVEKVKLRASYSETVARQTFKELSPVMQMEYLGADIFVGNPQLTMSALRNYDLRVDYEPYAGSLLSASWFHKDVKNPIEYVQRFQASLFYTTAVNYPEGWLEGYELEVRQDLGRFWEQFRGFTLGANATFIESEVTLPDREAQSFADVEAPRKRRDMTNTPEFLYNLNLTYQSEKYGTRVGVFYTVRGDTLVEGGVALGRGYVPDVYEKEYGSLNLGVVQPIGERTKLSLQIKNLTNPKIERVYRSDYIDREATKTSYRRGIDIVLSMEHEF is encoded by the coding sequence TTGTTTTGCCTGGCATCGGCCGCCTCGGCCCAACAGGTCGGCGGCATCCGCGGCGTGGTCTACGACCAGGATTTCGACGTGCCGCTGCCCCTGGTCCGCGTATGGATCAATGAAACCGGAGAGACCACGACCACCAACGAGGAGGGGGTCTTTGTGTTCGGGCAGGTCGCCCCGGGCGCCTATACGCTGGTCTTCTCCAAGGACGGCTACACTCGCCAGTTCACCCCCAATGTGGTCGTCTCGGCAGGCGGCATGGCGGAAGTGAACGCCTCCCTGGCCGGCGAATTCACGGAGATGGAGGAGTTCGTGGTGCAGGACCTCGAACTGGGCGGCTCGGAGATCGGCCTGCTGAACCTGCGAATGGCGAGCCCGTCGTTTCTGGACGCGATCAGCTCGGACCTGATGAGTCAGGCCGGCGCCAGCGACGCCGCCGGCGCCCTTCGCCTGGTGGCCGGCGCCACGGTCGAGGATGGGAAATACGCCGTGGTGCGCGGTCTGCCGGACCGGTACGTCAATTCGCAACTGAATGCGGTGCGTCTGCCCACGGCCGATGTGGACAAACGAGCGGTGCAGCTCGACCAGTTCCCCGCCGCCCTGGTCGAGAGCATTCAGGTCAGCAAGACCTTCACGCCCGACCAACAGGGCGACGCCTCCGGCGGCGCGGTGAATCTCGTGCTCAAGGGAATCCCCGATGAACGCGTGCTCACCGCCAAGATCGGTACCGAATACAACACACAACTCCGATACCGCGACGATTTTCTCACCTATCGTGGCGGCGGGGTCGATTTCTGGGGCATCGACAGCGGCAGGGACATCCCGCGAAACAATCAGTTCGGCGGAGTCATGGGAACCACGCGCGACGACGCCCCCCTGATCTACAGCGGCTCCTTCACCGCCGGCGGCAAGCGCGAGCTCGACAACGGCGTCCGCGTCGGGGCGTTCGGCAGCATGTACTACAAGCACGACGCCTCCTACGACGACGGGGGAACGTTCGACATCTATGAGGCCCGCCTGACCGACGGCCGGTATGCGATGAGGCCGTTCGAGCAATACGGATACACGACCCTGTATGACGTGACCAAGGGGGTGGAGTCCGTTCAATGGGGGGCCCTCGGGGCCGTCGGCGCCGAATGGGACAATCACGCCCTTTCGCTGCTCTACATGCGGACGCAGATCACCGAAGACGAGGCCACCCTTCTCGAGGACACGCGGGGCAGCCTGTATCGCGACGAGCTGGACATCGAGGCGCCGTTCCACCGCAACGAGACGCTGGAGTACACCGAGCGATCGCAATCCACGCTGCAACTGAAGGGACGGCATGGCCTGAGCCTTCGGGAGTATTCGCTCTGGAAGATCGCGCGCACTCTCGACCCGGAACTCGACTGGACGCTTTCGCACAACGAAGCCCGCATGGACCAGCCCGACAAGCGGACGTTCCGCACGTGGTGGAGTCCGGGACGAGTAGTCATCCCCAACGTTTTGGAGTTTCCGGCGGCCCATTATGGACACGACCCCAGCGGAAGCGGCAACGAATTCGCCCAGCGGATATGGAAGGACATCACCGAAACGAGCAATCAGGTCGCCGTCAACGGCAAGGTGCCGTTCGAACAGTGGAGCGGCGAAGAAGGCTACCTGAAGGTCGGCGTGTTCCACGACCGCGTCGAGCGGAAGTACAACCAGGACGGGTTCTTCTATGAGTTCGACGGCACGTCCTATGAGGCCCCCTGGGAGCGAAACTGGGGCGCCGTCTACGTCGGTGAAGGGCACCCGATCGCGGCCTCCGACCAGGATGTGGACTACAAGGGCGACCAGAAGATCGGGGCGTGGTATTACATGATCGATCTGCCGCTCACCGGTTTTCTGAAGGTGGTCGGTGGGGCCCGGCACGAATCGACGGACCTGAAGATCGTCAACCGTCCCGAAAGCGACAACGCCCAGTATCTGCCCCCCGGAGGGACCGGCTGGACGCGATTCGGACCCGAAGCCGACGTGTCCTACTCGCAGGACGACATCCTGCCGTCGATCGGGGTCGAACTCAAGCCGGTCGAGAAGGTCAAGCTCCGCGCCTCCTACAGCGAGACCGTGGCGCGTCAGACCTTCAAGGAGCTTTCGCCGGTGATGCAGATGGAATACCTCGGCGCCGACATCTTCGTCGGAAACCCGCAACTGACGATGAGCGCGCTGAGGAACTACGACCTGCGGGTCGATTACGAGCCGTACGCCGGCTCCCTTCTCTCGGCTTCCTGGTTCCACAAGGACGTGAAGAACCCGATCGAGTACGTACAACGCTTCCAGGCGTCGCTGTTCTACACCACCGCCGTCAATTACCCGGAAGGCTGGCTCGAAGGGTACGAGCTGGAGGTCCGCCAGGACCTGGGAAGGTTCTGGGAGCAGTTCCGTGGCTTCACGCTCGGGGCCAACGCCACCTTCATCGAGTCGGAGGTGACGCTGCCGGATCGGGAGGCGCAGTCGTTCGCCGACGTGGAGGCGCCGAGGAAGCGTCGCGACATGACGAACACGCCGGAGTTTCTCTACAACCTGAATCTGACGTACCAGAGCGAGAAATACGGCACGCGAGTCGGAGTCTTCTATACCGTTCGCGGCGACACCCTGGTCGAAGGCGGTGTGGCCCTCGGCCGGGGCTACGTCCCCGACGTTTACGAAAAGGAATACGGCTCGCTGAACCTCGGCGTCGTGCAACCCATTGGGGAACGGACAAAACTCTCCCTCCAGATCAAGAATCTGACCAATCCCAAGATCGAGAGGGTGTATCGTTCCGACTACATCGACCGCGAGGCGACCAAAACGTCCTACAGGAGGGGCATTGACATCGTCCTGAGCATGGAACACGAATTCTGA
- a CDS encoding tetratricopeptide repeat protein, giving the protein MSRLITASLSLLLVLASNTPAETQDLTWEMLNAEVLSLYRQGQYHRSMERAKKALKVAEQTGGLYHPTVALSMNNLALLHKAQGQYEQAEQLYLFSLMLGEEARGLHHPSVATTLNNLGALYNAQGWYSKAEPLHRRALDIKEKALGPDHLSVALSLSNLAECHSSQGRYAQAEPLYQRALTIRERMLGARHPAVARSLEALAMVYQETARPDAATALRERAAAIGAEQR; this is encoded by the coding sequence ATGAGCAGGCTCATTACAGCATCTCTATCGCTCCTTCTGGTACTTGCGTCGAATACACCGGCCGAGACGCAGGATCTCACGTGGGAAATGCTCAACGCCGAAGTCCTGTCGCTGTACCGACAGGGCCAGTATCACCGCAGCATGGAGAGGGCAAAAAAGGCGCTCAAGGTGGCCGAGCAGACAGGAGGCCTGTACCATCCGACCGTCGCCCTGAGCATGAACAACCTGGCGCTGCTGCACAAGGCCCAGGGCCAGTACGAACAGGCCGAGCAGCTCTACCTGTTCTCGCTGATGCTCGGAGAGGAGGCCCGGGGCCTCCACCATCCGTCCGTGGCAACGACCCTGAACAATCTGGGAGCCCTGTACAACGCGCAGGGCTGGTACTCCAAGGCCGAACCCCTCCATCGGCGGGCCCTGGACATCAAGGAGAAAGCCCTCGGCCCGGACCACCTTTCGGTGGCCCTGAGCCTGAGCAATCTGGCCGAATGCCATAGCAGCCAGGGGCGTTATGCACAGGCCGAACCGCTCTACCAGCGGGCATTGACGATCCGGGAGAGGATGCTCGGGGCCAGGCATCCCGCCGTGGCCCGGAGCCTGGAAGCCCTGGCGATGGTCTATCAGGAGACCGCACGGCCGGATGCGGCGACGGCGCTGCGGGAACGCGCCGCCGCCATCGGCGCCGAGCAACGCTGA
- the phnX gene encoding phosphonoacetaldehyde hydrolase — translation MIDLNCSGYSGPVKAVISDLAGTTVDFGSCAPAGAFVELFGRHGIEATTADARSPMGIHKKDHIQAMLQMPHIAEQWRRTHGHDWTGDDLEALYQKFIPMQLEALPKYGDVIGGVVEAVEQLRRRDIPVAVNTGYNREMLDIVLRKAAEGGFVPDAALCAFDVPKGRPAPWMVFRLMETLDVYPPAAVVKVGDTIADIEEGLNAGVWTVGVTQTGNLIGLTQAELKALDRNELEQRTHAAERTFMEAGAHYVIESFAGMPAVVEQIESQLR, via the coding sequence GTGATAGATCTGAATTGCAGCGGATACAGCGGGCCCGTGAAGGCGGTCATCAGCGACCTGGCGGGGACGACAGTGGATTTCGGCAGTTGCGCCCCGGCCGGCGCCTTCGTGGAGCTGTTCGGGCGCCACGGAATCGAAGCCACCACCGCCGATGCCCGCAGCCCGATGGGCATCCACAAGAAGGACCACATCCAGGCCATGCTGCAAATGCCTCACATCGCCGAGCAGTGGCGCCGCACACACGGCCATGACTGGACCGGCGACGATCTGGAGGCGCTGTATCAGAAATTCATCCCCATGCAACTGGAGGCGCTGCCCAAGTACGGGGACGTCATCGGCGGCGTGGTAGAAGCCGTGGAGCAGTTGCGACGTCGAGACATCCCTGTCGCGGTCAACACCGGCTACAACCGAGAGATGTTGGACATCGTGCTTCGCAAGGCGGCCGAGGGAGGTTTCGTGCCGGATGCGGCATTGTGCGCGTTCGATGTGCCGAAAGGCCGCCCGGCGCCGTGGATGGTCTTTCGACTCATGGAGACGCTCGACGTTTATCCTCCGGCGGCCGTCGTCAAGGTTGGCGATACGATCGCCGACATCGAAGAGGGCCTCAACGCGGGGGTCTGGACGGTTGGCGTTACACAGACCGGCAATCTGATCGGATTGACACAGGCGGAGCTGAAGGCTTTGGATCGAAACGAACTGGAGCAGAGAACCCACGCCGCTGAACGGACATTCATGGAAGCCGGGGCGCACTATGTGATCGAATCGTTTGCCGGCATGCCCGCAGTCGTTGAGCAGATCGAATCACAGCTCCGGTAG
- a CDS encoding response regulator transcription factor has product MGKGTILVVDDEEDIQELVELHLVREGYDVCTAGSGEEALEVAQAKQPALTILDLMLPGIDGLQVCQILKANPKTRQMPVIMLTAKSEESDVVTGLELGADDYITKPFSSKVLVARVRRVLRKTADRDSDEGVIQIHDLRIDSTRCEVLLKGKALSLTFSEFNILRVLARRPGVVFTRYQIVDSLHGGNYIVSERAVDVQIAYLRKKLGDCKDYIETVRGVGYRFKDSPS; this is encoded by the coding sequence ATGGGAAAAGGAACGATTCTTGTCGTCGATGACGAAGAGGACATACAGGAACTGGTGGAACTTCATCTTGTCCGGGAGGGCTACGATGTCTGCACCGCCGGCTCGGGCGAAGAGGCCCTGGAGGTGGCGCAGGCCAAACAGCCGGCGTTGACGATCCTGGACCTGATGCTGCCCGGAATCGACGGGCTGCAGGTCTGTCAGATCCTCAAGGCGAACCCCAAGACCCGGCAGATGCCTGTCATTATGCTCACCGCCAAGAGCGAGGAAAGCGACGTGGTCACAGGGCTGGAACTGGGGGCCGACGACTACATCACCAAGCCGTTCAGCTCCAAAGTGCTGGTGGCGCGCGTGCGTCGCGTGCTGCGCAAGACGGCCGATCGGGATTCGGACGAAGGCGTTATACAGATCCACGATCTGCGCATCGACTCGACCCGTTGCGAGGTCCTGCTCAAGGGCAAGGCCCTTTCGCTGACCTTCTCGGAATTCAACATCCTCCGCGTCCTGGCCCGCCGGCCGGGCGTGGTGTTCACGCGATACCAGATCGTCGATTCCCTGCACGGGGGCAACTACATCGTCAGCGAGCGGGCGGTGGACGTTCAGATCGCCTACCTTCGCAAGAAGCTGGGCGACTGCAAGGACTACATCGAGACCGTTCGAGGCGTCGGTTACCGGTTCAAAGACAGCCCGTCGTAG
- a CDS encoding 2-aminoethylphosphonate--pyruvate transaminase — protein sequence MKSGTPLSGWKDRVLFTPGPLTTSRPVKQAMLRDLGSRDHEFIAVVHDVRRRLVALGQTTQKQYTAIPMQGSGTFALEAVVSSVVPPDGKLMVVINGAYGRRIARIASVLGIETIAVEFPENCCVDVEEVQRQLDAHGNVALLAVVHCETTTGIINPIEPIGAAANAAGAKYFVDAMSSFGAIPISLPGCHIDYLVSSANKCIEGVPGFAFVLARLASLKDTNGYACSLSLDLYDQWAGLERNGQFRFTPPTHAILAFHQALLELETEGGVAGRAARYQANYETLVAGMRHMGFTEYLAPQDQGYIITSFRYPDDPAFDFERFYDALNARGYVIYPGKVTDADCFRIGNIGRIFESDVQDLLGAVKDVVQECGIKLKPQEAGARQ from the coding sequence ATGAAATCAGGAACACCACTGTCCGGCTGGAAAGATCGCGTACTCTTTACACCGGGACCGCTGACGACCAGCCGTCCGGTCAAACAGGCCATGCTGCGCGATCTGGGCTCGCGCGATCATGAGTTCATCGCGGTCGTGCATGACGTTCGCCGACGGCTGGTCGCGCTCGGCCAGACGACCCAGAAGCAGTACACCGCCATCCCGATGCAGGGCAGCGGGACCTTCGCGCTGGAGGCAGTCGTTTCTTCCGTCGTCCCGCCCGATGGAAAGTTGATGGTCGTCATCAACGGCGCGTATGGACGGCGCATCGCTCGAATCGCTTCCGTTCTCGGCATCGAGACGATTGCCGTCGAGTTTCCGGAAAACTGCTGTGTGGACGTCGAAGAGGTCCAGCGACAGTTGGACGCCCATGGCAATGTCGCGCTGCTGGCCGTCGTACATTGCGAGACCACCACAGGCATCATCAACCCCATCGAACCGATCGGGGCGGCGGCAAACGCCGCCGGCGCGAAGTACTTCGTCGACGCAATGAGCAGCTTCGGCGCCATTCCGATCTCACTGCCCGGCTGCCACATCGACTATCTCGTCTCCTCCGCGAACAAATGCATCGAGGGGGTACCCGGCTTCGCCTTCGTCCTGGCGAGGCTCGCCTCGCTGAAGGATACGAACGGCTATGCCTGCAGCCTCAGCCTGGACCTGTACGATCAATGGGCGGGTCTTGAGAGAAACGGCCAGTTCCGATTCACGCCGCCGACCCACGCGATCCTCGCCTTTCACCAGGCCTTGCTGGAACTGGAGACCGAGGGCGGAGTGGCCGGCCGGGCCGCACGCTATCAGGCCAACTACGAAACCCTCGTTGCCGGCATGCGCCACATGGGCTTCACAGAGTATCTGGCGCCTCAGGACCAGGGTTACATCATCACGTCGTTCCGCTATCCCGACGATCCGGCATTCGATTTCGAGCGGTTCTACGACGCACTGAATGCGCGAGGCTATGTGATCTACCCAGGCAAAGTCACCGATGCCGATTGCTTCCGCATTGGGAACATCGGTCGGATCTTCGAATCGGACGTGCAGGACCTGTTGGGCGCCGTCAAAGACGTCGTTCAGGAATGCGGCATCAAACTGAAACCCCAGGAAGCAGGAGCACGCCAGTGA
- a CDS encoding DUF1295 domain-containing protein encodes MILWQVILVAWAGMALAMLLFYFVQRRTKNAGIVDFVWAAGVGILAVFYAAVASGSPERRILLAVLAGIWSLRLAVYLLVNRVWGKSEDGRYQMLRRNWGDKAQTFFFAFFQIQALWAVLFSIPFLPVAYGKTPLGPLDYLAILVWLAAVAGETLADWQLARFRADPASRGRTCRVGLWRYSRHPNYFFEWIHWFTYVFLGLESPFWWVTLAGPVVMLLFLYKVTGIPYTEKRALESRGEDYRRYQQATSPFIPWFPKREAP; translated from the coding sequence ATGATCCTTTGGCAAGTCATTCTGGTCGCGTGGGCGGGCATGGCCCTGGCGATGCTCCTGTTTTACTTTGTGCAGCGGCGCACGAAGAACGCCGGCATTGTGGACTTCGTCTGGGCAGCCGGCGTCGGTATCCTGGCGGTATTCTATGCCGCTGTCGCGTCGGGCTCACCCGAACGCCGTATCCTCCTGGCCGTGCTGGCCGGCATCTGGAGCCTGCGGTTGGCGGTGTATCTGCTCGTCAATCGGGTCTGGGGCAAGTCGGAGGACGGACGCTATCAGATGCTGCGACGCAACTGGGGCGACAAGGCCCAGACTTTCTTTTTTGCCTTCTTCCAAATCCAGGCGCTGTGGGCGGTTCTGTTCTCCATTCCCTTCTTGCCGGTGGCCTATGGCAAGACCCCGTTGGGCCCGCTCGACTATTTGGCCATCTTGGTCTGGCTCGCCGCCGTCGCAGGCGAAACACTCGCAGACTGGCAGTTGGCCCGTTTTCGCGCCGATCCCGCCAGCCGGGGCAGGACCTGCCGGGTCGGGCTCTGGCGATACAGCAGACACCCAAACTACTTCTTTGAATGGATTCACTGGTTCACATACGTCTTCCTGGGGCTCGAATCGCCTTTCTGGTGGGTCACCCTCGCCGGACCGGTTGTCATGCTGCTGTTCCTGTACAAGGTGACCGGCATTCCGTACACGGAGAAGCGCGCCTTGGAGAGCCGCGGCGAGGACTACCGTCGATACCAGCAGGCGACCAGTCCCTTCATTCCTTGGTTTCCGAAACGGGAGGCTCCATGA